The DNA sequence CATACCTAGCGGTAGGTAAACCATGCCTTTCGGCAGGTAGATTGAAATGATTAAGTTTTGGTTCCGGAATAGTTGAATTAACGGGTTTTGGAACAAATTGATGATTTTTCCAGCCATGAATTTTAATTACAATTTCATCAGCAATAATAAGTTTTAGATCATGTAATTTTTTTAATGAATTAAATAATTCAGTTTCAGTAATATTATCACAAGGGAAAACAGAAGCTTTGATACTTAAGAGATCAAACCAAAGTTTGCCGTAATCATCAGCGGTTGAAAATAAACCGATGTATAATAATTTTTCTTTATCCGTTAATCTGAGGAATTTTCTGTTCGACCAAATATCCGGTGTTATCATTCTTTTTCGCATAAGGAACCATGTTTAAAATGTGATAGATTTCGTTAAAATTAATTGGTGTTAAGCTGATACTAAATTTTTCTTTGAAATATTTTTGGAACGATTCGCGAAAATCAAGATTATCAAAGAAGTTATTGAGTCGAAAATATTTTATATCGTTCGGATAAATTTGATTGAAGGTCCATAAAACATCTTGGTCAATTTCATGGAAATTAGAAATTCCTTTTACTTCATCGGGAATATTTAGGAATAAAGTTTTAGGTTCGTTTTCCATTATTCCACCGAATTAATTTTTGCTTTAATATTTTTAATTAGCGGTTCTTTAGGAAATTGGAGTTCTTCTTGTAGAATATCAATTACCGATGAACCATCAGAAATTATCAAGCCGTTTTGATCTAATTGAGTAGTAAGTTTAATTGATTTGATTCCCGGATGTTTCTCTTTGATCTTATATTTAACCGAGCCGAATTTATTATCTTGGCTTGGCAAAATATTAATTTCAAGAGTTACGGAAGTTTCAACGCCGGAATTAACGGCAGATTTTTGAATACTTTCAAAAGCTTTCTGCATTTCATAGGCAAGCGTTCCATCTGCAATTTCATAAAATGCTAATTTCCTTTTTTCGTTCATTTAAGCTCCATAGTTAAAGTAATTTTAATTGGTTTGGATCTTCTAATGGGAAAGCTAAGTTTATCATTTTATCAATTTTGCCGGTTAAGGCAAGAATTGATTTGGCACGTTCTGAGTAAAAGTTGAGTCCCTTTTCTGCATCTTCTCTATTTTTTGCGATGTAGTAACCATTACCGGAAGAAAAGACCAAATAAAATGGGTTGTTAATCAATGAATAATAAATTTGATCGTTTTGAATTTCTCTAACAATAATTGCAATTCTGCGGCTATAATCAGATAAACCTTCACCGGGTAATTTGAACTTATTAAAGAAATAAGCAGCGTCCAAAGGTTTATCGATTGATGAATAATTGATGAGTTCGAATAGTAGTTTTTCTTTAGTTATCATTTTAGCAGCGCATTTATGTAATAAATAAAAAATTTGAATAATGAGAATCTTTTATCAGCGATTGAATAAGCTTTCTTTGTTCTTCTATGAAAAGTGTATAAGCAATAATTTTTATTAGATTCGATATCAATTATCATTTGATTTATCCTCGAACGTTGCAAATCTTTTTAATGAAATTTCATTTGCAGTGATAAAAATTTTAACGTATAAATTTCTATTGGAGTGCATTTCTTCGATAAATTCATCAAGGTGTTTTTTGTAGATTTTAGGTTTCGTGTAGCCGGGAATGAAAGTTAATTTGATAAGATTCTTATCAATAAGAAACTTTAACCAGAATGGCGAGACATTTAGATAATTTGAAGCTTCAGAAAAATTAAGTAATCCCCCTAATACTTTTATTTCCAAAGCTTCAATTCTTTGTAATAAATTACTGTTCTTTTCCATTTTTTTCAGAAATAGCGTTTATAATAATGGAAGTAGCGAAAGATTTTATCTGAAAGTTATTTTTCTTACAGAATCGTTTGAAGCGCAAATAAATTTTTTTATCAATCTGTATTGTAGAATATTGATTATTATTGATCATTGTGTTACCTTGTATATAAAAATGTAGAAAAATGTAATAAATAATATTATCAATAATAAAAATAGCTAATACGCTAAATATTTTCAAGTAAAATATTTAATACGCTATAGATTACGGGGGTAATGTGGAAGAATTCAATATAAATGAATTCTCCAAGCGATTAAAAATAGAAGCCAAAAAAAAGTATGGGAATATTAAAATTGTAGAGGAAAAGGCGGAGATAGCTAATCTTGGAGTTTACACAAAAAAGAATCCAAGGGAACCTAGAGCGACAATATTATATAAGTTAGCTCTACTTGGATTTGATATAAATTATTTATTAACTGGAAAATCTAATATTGAAGAATTAGAAAATCTGAAAAAAGAAGTTAATAGAATAATGAAACGAATTAATGAAATATCCTAGAAGAATTGAAAATAATAATTCAATTTGATCAATTGTTATGGTTTTTATAGTTATATTTTAGGCATAAAATGGCTTCAATATATTCAAGAGGTGGAATACTCTGGTTAGGATGGCTTGAATACCAAGATGATAAAAGGGTACATGCACAAGAAAGTCTTAAACTTAGAGATACAAAATTAAACCGCAAAATAGCGAATGAGATAAAAAAGAATAAAGAGTATGAACTAAAAAATACTCAAATTTATTATATCGGTAAAGTAAAAGTTAAAACTGCGATTGATAGATTTTTAGAAACAAAAAATAAGAAAAAAAAAAACACTTATGATATTTACGATTATTCATTAAAGAAGCTAAGTGGATATAATGAAAAATATTTGAATGATATAGGTAAGAATGATATTGATAAAATAATCAGCAGCTTACAAGCTGAGAAAAAGAAAGAACAAACAATAATTACTTACCTAAAACACATTAAAATATTTTTTGATTATTGTGTAAAAAATAGATTTATAAAGAGTAATCCGGTAATAATTCCGAAAGCAAAAGTTGATAATGTTGTAAAGATAATAAGTGATACAGAGCTTGAGAAAATTTTTGAACATTTTAAAAACAGAAACAAAAAACATTATTATCTTTTGCAATTATTATTCAATACCGGTTTACGAATAAGTGAATTATTAAGTGTAAAATGGGATGATATTAATTACAACAAGAAAACAATAATCATCAGGAACACGAAAGGGAACAGAGACGAAGAAATAATTTTATCTGAAACAACGGAAAAAATATTAAATGAAATTCCAAGGGAGTATGATAAAATATTTGACTATAAGAACAGGCAATCGTTAAAAGCAATAAGAAGGGAATTAACTGAATTTGGTTATACCTTTCATGATTTCCGCAGAACATACGGAACGAAATGTGCAAGAATATTGAAGCCATTTGAATTGAAAAAAGTTATGAGACACAAAGATATTAGAACGACAGATAAATATTATATCAACATAGAACTTGATGAAATAAGAAGTAAGATTAATTTTTAGAATGTTGCAATATTGTTGCAATTTTTTTATTAAACTGTCGAAAACTGTAAAAAAATAATAAAATAGAGTAAGAGAAAAATTATAAATATTGTGAATTTAGAGTAAAAAAGAACTCGGAACGTAGCGCAGCCCGGTAGCGTACTTGAATGGGGTTCAAGGGGTCGCGGGTTCAAATCCCGCCGTTCCGACTCTTACATCAATTCCTAAAGAAATTAATTCGAGTGAAAAATTGAAAATTGATAAACCTCAATGTCATTGTGGTATTTTTGGAATATTTGGAGTTCAAGATCCAGCTATTTATACATATTATGGTTTGCATTCGCTTCAACATCGTGGTCAAGAAGCAAGTGGGATTATTACATCTTCAAATACAGAATCCGGAAAAGTTAAATTTAATATTCACAAGGGCATTGGATTAGTTTCGGAAGTTTTTGCTAATTCAGAAGTATTTGAAACAAAACTACCTGGATTTGCCGCAATTGGACATAATAGATATTCTACCACGGGAGCATCAGAATCCGAAAAAAATATCCAACCATTTACTGTTAATTATAGAATGGGAAATCTTGCAATTGCTCATAATGGTCAATTAACAAATTCAGATAAAATAAGAAAAGAATTAGTTGATGACGGCGCAATTTTCCAAACAACTAGTGATACCGAAGTAATTTTGCATTTAATTGCTCGATGTAAACTTGAATCGCAAGTTGAACAAGTTGTTGAAGCATTGAGAAAAGTGGAAGGAGCATATTCAATAGTAATTTTGACGGACGATAAACTAATTGCTGCGCGTGATCCCAATGGATTTAGACCTTTGGTTCTTGGTAAAATTAATGATTCTTTTGTAATTGCATCTGAAACATGTGCTTTTGATATAAATAAAATTGAGTATATAAGAGATGTTGAACCGGGAGAATTAATTATTATTGATAAAGATTTAAAAAGTGTAGATGATATAAAGTCTTACAGAATAAATACTGTACAAATTGAGAAAAAACATTGTGTATTTGAATTTATTTATTTTTCAAGACCGGATAGCAGAATTTTTGGATCAAATGTTGATAAAATTAGAAGAAAACTTGGTAAAGTTTTAGCAAACCATCATCCGGTTTATCCCGATAATCCAGAAGAAAAAGTGATTGTTATAAGTGTACCCGATAGTTCAAACACAGTTGCCATTGGTTATCAAACCCAATTAGAAAAAATGGGAATTAAATCAAAACATGAAATTGGATTAATTAGAAGTCATTATATTGGCAGAACTTTTATTCTACCTGGACAAGGAAAAAGGGAAGTAGGCGTTAGAATAAAATTTAATACGGTTAAAGGTGTTCTTGAAGATAAAAAAGTAGTTCTAATAGATGATTCTATTGTACGCGGAACAACATCAAAGCAATTAATTAAATTAATTAGAGAAGCCGGAGCGCGTTCAATTCACGTAAGAATTTCCTCTCCGCCGATTTTGCATCCTTGCTATTATGGAATGGATTTTCCATCTGCCGAAGAATTAATTGCTAATAAATTTAATGGCGATATAAAAGAAATTGAAAATTATCTTGGTGTCGATTCATTAAGTTATATGACTCTTGATCAAATGCTGGAAGCTATGGTTGATCATACTCCGGATAATTTTTGTACTGCATGCTTTTCGGGTAATTACCCAATACCGGTAAATACAAACTTCGAAAAGTCAGCATATGAAATATAAAATTGCGTTTATAATATTTTTTTTTATAAGCAATTTTTTATTTTCGCAATCTAAATATTTTGTAAAATATAAAAACCATCTTTCACAAAATGAATGTGAACAAAATCTTTCTCATAAGTTAATCTCAAATTCTGCTAAAAAAAATAACGCTCAAATTTTCCAATCGATTTCCAAAAGATTTAGGACTAAAAGTAAAATTTTAGAAAGAATGTTTACTTTCGAAATTCCATCTGAACAAGAAAATATTTTATCCAAATTTAAAGATGATCCATATGTCGAATATATTCAAAAAGCTTCTACTTATATAATTGATTCAATTCCTAACGATTCGTTATATGCAGAACAATGGGGATTACAAAACATCAATGCGGAAAACGCATGGTCTTACATTCCACAAAATTCAGAAAAAATAATTTTAGCAATAATAGATACTGGAATAGATAATCTTCACCCGGATTTGAAAAATCAAATTTTCAGAAATCAAGGTGAGTTAGGTATTGATATAAACGGAAATGATAAAGCTGCAAATGGGATTGATGATGACGAAAATGGTTTTGTGGATGATTTTTCCGGTTGGGATTTTGTAAATAAAATAAATATTTATGCCGCTGAAATAAATGATGATTTCACAGATTGGGATAATAATCCAATGGATGAAAATGGTCATGGGACAAATGTTGCGGGAATTATTGGAGCTGAACATAATTCAATAGGAATAGCCGGAGTTATTCCAAAAATTCAAATTATGAATTTGCGTGCATTCGATAAAAACGGAAATGGTGAGGAAGATGATGCTGCATCAGCAATTATTTATGCAGTATCAATGGGTGCTAAAGTAATTAATATGAGTTGGGGAGATTCGGAATTTTCTCAAGTGTTAAAAGATGTAATTGATTACGCTTATTCAAATGGAGTAATATTGGTGGGCAGTTCGGGTAATTCCGGGTCAAATCTTCCGCATTATCCTTCAAGTTTTTCAAATGTGTTAAGTGTCGGAGCAATTCAAAGTAATGAAACTTTAGCAAGTTTTTCTAATTATGGATCAACTATTGATTTAGTAGCTCCGGGATCACAAATTATAACAACAAATTTAAATAATACATATAAAAGTATTAGCGGCACTTCTGCATCGGCTCCATTCGTAAGTGCAGCAATTTCAATTATTCTATCGTACAATCATTTTAACAATGAAGAAATTAAACAAGTTATTAAAACCACTTGTAAGGATTTAGGCGAAGCTGGATGGGATGAGAAATATGGTGCCGGAAATCTAGATTTAGAAAAAGCATTAAAATTATTATTACCTTCTGAAATAAAAATAAATTTTCCAGCAAATGAATTTAATACTTCTAATGAAAACATTAAAATAAACATTTCTTGTATTTCACCAAGTTTTAAATCGTATAATTTGCAATATGGTATTGGGTATAATCCAACTAACTGGATTGAAATAAATATTCCAAATAATCAATATCAAACTTTAAATGAAAATGTATATAATTTTGATTTAACAAATCTTTTAGACACAACTTATACAATTCGATTTTTAGTTAACACAATTGATAATAAAATATTTGAAGAACGTTCAAGTTTTACGGTTGACAGAACAAAACCTCAAATTCTTTCCTACTATTTTTCATCGGCATTGTTAAACGATGAAGAAACAATTCAAACATCAATTCAAACTGATGATAAATGTACTGCACAAATATTTTATAGAAAAAAAAATAGCTCTGAGGAATTTAATTCAATTTATTTAGATGAATTTAATTCTGATATAAAAACTACTTCACGGAATCATTTTGGGTTTATTCCTATTAATGAAATACAAGCTGATTTAAACTTGGAATTCTTTTTTGTTATAACAAATCAATCCGGTCTTCAAACTATTTTAAAAGATGGTGAAAATTATTTTACATCGGAAAATTCTATTAAAAAAATTATTCGAAATTATGATGTTAAAAATTATTCAATTCCAAGCGGAAGGATTTTCCCAAATAAAATAAAATTAACCGGATTGGATAATAATTTTTTATTCGTAAATGAAAATTCAACTTCTTCAGATTTAAGTATTTATAAATTTAATAATTCACAAATCACAAAAATTAATTCCTTAAAAAATAGAATTCCGATTTCAGTTGGCAATTTTAATAACGATGAAAAAACTGATATTTTAAGTCTCTATGTAAAAAGTGGTTTTATTGAAACCCTAACCAGCATTGAGAATTATGAATTTCAAAATATTTTCAAAGATACATCGCAAACATTTTGGCCGGCTTTAGCAGAAGATATTGATTTGGATTCTAAAACTGAAATTATTGTTTTTAGCGATGAGAAAACAATCACAATTTGGGAAGTTCAAAATGATTTTAGTTTAATAAAAGAAACTGATTTAAACATTTTTAATATTGAAGAAAGTAATATTCCCAATTCCATTTTTAGAAATAATCAAATAATATTTGGTGATTTTGATAATGACTCAAAAAATGAAATTGTAACATCGGATAATTTCGGAAGATTACTTTTTTATGAAATTGAAAATAATGGAAATTATAAAAATGATTTAATTCTTGAAACATTTTCGAATTACGAATCCGAAAGCCAAATTGCAAAAGGTGATTTTAATGGCGATGGAATTTTAGATATTGCTGTTTTAACAAATTATGAGGATAATAATTTTGATATTCCAATAAGTAATATTTCGGTTTTTACTTATATTGAAAATAAGTTTGAAACTATTTTTCAAAAAGTGTTAATTAAAACTGAAGAAAATTTTACAAGCAGTTTTGATAAATCATATTCTTCATTAAGATTTGCAGAAATAACCGGTGATGAAAAAGATGAAATTATAATTTCACAGAATCCAAATTTATATATTTTTGAATTTGATTCTGAAAATCACAAAATGATTTACTATAAAACTAATGTTAACACACAATCAATTTTTGTTGATGATATTGATGAAAATGGAATTAAAGAAATTGGTATTCCGCAAAACGATTTAATTAATTTTTTTGAACTAAATTTAATTACAAATTTAAACTCTCCAAATATTACAGATTATTATAGTATTGATTCCACCAAAAATTATTTTGTATGGCAAAATAATAGTTCAATGACACGAATTTACAAAGGTAGCAATTTTGAAAATATTCAATTGCACGATTCTACAACTAATAATTTTTATATTGATTCCGTAAATCCAAATGAAACTTATTTCTATGCTATTGATTTTAAAAATAATTCCGAAAATTTAATTTCAAGTAAAAGTAAAATTATTTCAATTTATTCGCATGCTCCCGGAAAATTTGCCTCTGTTGAATTAAAAAATAAAAATTCTTTGGAAGTATTTTTCACATTACCAATTGATAAAAATTCAATAAAATTAAGTAACATTTTTATAGAAAATGAAAATCCAAATTCTTTCACTTTAAGTTCTGAAAAAAGTCTATTGCTAATTACAAATTCCGAACTTCAAAACGGTGATTATCTTTTAAATTTTACAAATATTAGAGATATTTATAATACACCTTTTCAAGATTCAACAATAAATTTTTCAGTAAATTTGGAAAACTTAA is a window from the Ignavibacteriota bacterium genome containing:
- a CDS encoding S8 family serine peptidase; its protein translation is MFTFEIPSEQENILSKFKDDPYVEYIQKASTYIIDSIPNDSLYAEQWGLQNINAENAWSYIPQNSEKIILAIIDTGIDNLHPDLKNQIFRNQGELGIDINGNDKAANGIDDDENGFVDDFSGWDFVNKINIYAAEINDDFTDWDNNPMDENGHGTNVAGIIGAEHNSIGIAGVIPKIQIMNLRAFDKNGNGEEDDAASAIIYAVSMGAKVINMSWGDSEFSQVLKDVIDYAYSNGVILVGSSGNSGSNLPHYPSSFSNVLSVGAIQSNETLASFSNYGSTIDLVAPGSQIITTNLNNTYKSISGTSASAPFVSAAISIILSYNHFNNEEIKQVIKTTCKDLGEAGWDEKYGAGNLDLEKALKLLLPSEIKINFPANEFNTSNENIKINISCISPSFKSYNLQYGIGYNPTNWIEINIPNNQYQTLNENVYNFDLTNLLDTTYTIRFLVNTIDNKIFEERSSFTVDRTKPQILSYYFSSALLNDEETIQTSIQTDDKCTAQIFYRKKNSSEEFNSIYLDEFNSDIKTTSRNHFGFIPINEIQADLNLEFFFVITNQSGLQTILKDGENYFTSENSIKKIIRNYDVKNYSIPSGRIFPNKIKLTGLDNNFLFVNENSTSSDLSIYKFNNSQITKINSLKNRIPISVGNFNNDEKTDILSLYVKSGFIETLTSIENYEFQNIFKDTSQTFWPALAEDIDLDSKTEIIVFSDEKTITIWEVQNDFSLIKETDLNIFNIEESNIPNSIFRNNQIIFGDFDNDSKNEIVTSDNFGRLLFYEIENNGNYKNDLILETFSNYESESQIAKGDFNGDGILDIAVLTNYEDNNFDIPISNISVFTYIENKFETIFQKVLIKTEENFTSSFDKSYSSLRFAEITGDEKDEIIISQNPNLYIFEFDSENHKMIYYKTNVNTQSIFVDDIDENGIKEIGIPQNDLINFFELNLITNLNSPNITDYYSIDSTKNYFVWQNNSSMTRIYKGSNFENIQLHDSTTNNFYIDSVNPNETYFYAIDFKNNSENLISSKSKIISIYSHAPGKFASVELKNKNSLEVFFTLPIDKNSIKLSNIFIENENPNSFTLSSEKSLLLITNSELQNGDYLLNFTNIRDIYNTPFQDSTINFSVNLENLIKEELFIQNYKIIDNHKLNIIFNLNLDTLTSLNLNNYTLSPQNNIVQIQFEENTKNSIFIFAEKPFGSIGREYILSIKDIFSSKESGFLPIKENSGSQIILTSNSANLDEIFVYPNPVNLSEVEEMTFANLTQFAEILIYSLDGKFVKKLVENDGNGGISWNLIEDNNIKISSGIYIFKVISKDFEGENTQEKLGKFAVIR
- a CDS encoding tyrosine-type recombinase/integrase, which gives rise to MASIYSRGGILWLGWLEYQDDKRVHAQESLKLRDTKLNRKIANEIKKNKEYELKNTQIYYIGKVKVKTAIDRFLETKNKKKKNTYDIYDYSLKKLSGYNEKYLNDIGKNDIDKIISSLQAEKKKEQTIITYLKHIKIFFDYCVKNRFIKSNPVIIPKAKVDNVVKIISDTELEKIFEHFKNRNKKHYYLLQLLFNTGLRISELLSVKWDDINYNKKTIIIRNTKGNRDEEIILSETTEKILNEIPREYDKIFDYKNRQSLKAIRRELTEFGYTFHDFRRTYGTKCARILKPFELKKVMRHKDIRTTDKYYINIELDEIRSKINF
- a CDS encoding amidophosphoribosyltransferase: MDKPQCHCGIFGIFGVQDPAIYTYYGLHSLQHRGQEASGIITSSNTESGKVKFNIHKGIGLVSEVFANSEVFETKLPGFAAIGHNRYSTTGASESEKNIQPFTVNYRMGNLAIAHNGQLTNSDKIRKELVDDGAIFQTTSDTEVILHLIARCKLESQVEQVVEALRKVEGAYSIVILTDDKLIAARDPNGFRPLVLGKINDSFVIASETCAFDINKIEYIRDVEPGELIIIDKDLKSVDDIKSYRINTVQIEKKHCVFEFIYFSRPDSRIFGSNVDKIRRKLGKVLANHHPVYPDNPEEKVIVISVPDSSNTVAIGYQTQLEKMGIKSKHEIGLIRSHYIGRTFILPGQGKREVGVRIKFNTVKGVLEDKKVVLIDDSIVRGTTSKQLIKLIREAGARSIHVRISSPPILHPCYYGMDFPSAEELIANKFNGDIKEIENYLGVDSLSYMTLDQMLEAMVDHTPDNFCTACFSGNYPIPVNTNFEKSAYEI